A genomic region of Candidatus Blochmanniella pennsylvanica str. BPEN contains the following coding sequences:
- the asd gene encoding aspartate-semialdehyde dehydrogenase, producing the protein MKNIGFVGWRGMVGSVLMNRMKEENDFNYFHSIFLSTSQIGEHAPNIQASQELLLQDACNIDLLNSLDIIITCQGSAYSKIIYPKLRKIGWTGYWIDSASFLRMNDDAIIVLDPVNQVLIKQSINNGIKTFVGGNCTVSLMLMSLGGLFAHNLIEWVFASTYQAASGCGARAMRELLIQMGQVYNTVTDLLTSPSMAILDIEHIITKFSKTDSLLVDCFKVPLIGNVIPWIGDYMYNGQTQEEWKGQAETNKILNTSKIITVDSLCVRVGSLRCHSQAFVLKLKKDICLKEIEELLQSHNKWVEVISNDVTQSLNKLTPVMVSGTLNIPIGRLRKLHAGNKYISAFSVGDQLLWGAAEPLRRILRQLL; encoded by the coding sequence ATGAAAAATATTGGGTTTGTTGGTTGGAGAGGAATGGTAGGTTCAGTATTAATGAATCGCATGAAAGAAGAAAATGATTTTAACTATTTTCACTCAATATTTCTTTCGACATCACAAATAGGAGAACATGCTCCAAACATTCAAGCATCACAAGAATTATTATTACAAGACGCTTGTAATATCGATCTGCTTAATTCTTTAGATATTATTATTACGTGTCAAGGCAGCGCATATAGTAAAATTATTTATCCAAAATTAAGAAAAATTGGATGGACAGGATATTGGATTGATAGCGCCTCATTTTTACGAATGAATGATGATGCGATTATTGTTTTGGACCCTGTTAATCAAGTATTGATAAAACAAAGTATAAATAACGGTATTAAAACATTTGTAGGAGGTAATTGCACTGTAAGTTTAATGTTAATGTCTTTAGGTGGATTGTTTGCTCATAATTTAATCGAATGGGTTTTTGCCTCTACGTATCAGGCAGCTTCTGGATGTGGAGCACGCGCCATGCGTGAGCTATTAATACAAATGGGCCAAGTGTACAATACAGTAACTGATTTGTTAACGTCCCCGTCAATGGCTATTTTAGATATTGAACATATAATTACTAAATTTAGTAAAACTGATTCCTTGTTAGTAGATTGCTTTAAAGTTCCTTTGATAGGCAACGTCATTCCGTGGATTGGTGATTATATGTATAATGGTCAAACTCAAGAAGAATGGAAAGGTCAAGCAGAAACTAATAAAATCCTCAATACTTCTAAAATTATAACAGTAGACAGTTTATGTGTACGTGTGGGCTCATTACGTTGTCATAGCCAAGCATTTGTTTTAAAACTTAAAAAAGACATTTGTTTAAAAGAAATAGAAGAATTACTCCAATCTCATAATAAATGGGTAGAAGTTATCTCAAATGATGTTACGCAATCATTAAATAAATTAACTCCTGTTATGGTATCCGGAACACTCAACATACCCATCGGTCGGTTACGCAAATTGCACGCAGGTAACAAATATATTTCAGCTTTTAGCGTGGGCGATCAGTTACTTTGGGGAGCTGCTGAGCCATTACGCAGGATATTGCGTCAATTACTATAA
- the trpS gene encoding tryptophan--tRNA ligase, translated as MNKPILFSGAQPSGELTIGNYIGAIRQWVKMQQDYQCIYCIVDLHAIANQNNLHRLYETSLDTLALYLACGIDPNNSTIFIQSHVPEHSQLNWLLNCYTYFGELNRMTQFKEKLIQQKENVNIGLFNYPVLMASDILLYQTNLVPVGSDQKQHLELTRNIAERFNHTYGTIFVVPEVFIPTCGSRIMSLLEPNKKMSKSDRRSGNMITLLDDINMVSKKIKRAVTDTDQPPRIKYDPINKPGISNLLEILSGISDQPITYLEEIFKEKTYFQLKNEIIKSISSVLIKFQNRYYTERSNEDKLRYILCVGAKKAQKKANVTLKKVHKAMGLSN; from the coding sequence ATGAATAAACCAATTTTATTTAGCGGAGCGCAGCCATCAGGTGAACTTACTATTGGTAATTATATCGGAGCGATACGTCAGTGGGTTAAAATGCAACAAGATTATCAATGTATATATTGTATAGTAGATTTACATGCAATTGCAAATCAAAATAATTTACATCGATTATATGAAACATCATTAGATACATTAGCTTTATATTTAGCATGTGGTATTGATCCTAATAATAGTACAATATTTATTCAGTCCCATGTTCCAGAGCATAGTCAATTAAATTGGTTATTAAATTGTTATACGTATTTTGGAGAGCTAAATCGTATGACTCAATTCAAAGAAAAATTAATACAACAAAAGGAAAATGTTAATATCGGGTTATTCAACTATCCAGTACTAATGGCATCAGATATTTTGTTATATCAAACTAATTTAGTTCCGGTAGGTTCTGATCAGAAACAACATTTAGAATTAACACGTAACATTGCTGAACGTTTTAATCATACATACGGAACAATTTTCGTTGTTCCAGAAGTATTTATTCCTACATGTGGTTCTCGTATTATGTCCTTGTTAGAACCAAATAAAAAAATGTCTAAATCAGATCGTAGATCTGGTAATATGATTACTCTTTTGGATGATATTAATATGGTATCAAAAAAAATTAAACGTGCTGTTACCGATACCGATCAACCTCCAAGAATTAAATACGATCCTATTAACAAACCAGGTATTTCTAATTTGTTAGAGATTCTTTCCGGAATAAGTGATCAACCTATTACGTATTTAGAAGAAATTTTTAAAGAAAAAACATATTTCCAGTTAAAAAATGAAATTATTAAATCAATATCATCGGTGTTGATAAAATTTCAAAATCGTTATTATACTGAACGTTCTAATGAAGATAAATTACGTTATATATTGTGTGTAGGAGCAAAAAAAGCGCAAAAAAAAGCTAATGTCACTTTAAAAAAAGTACATAAAGCAATGGGATTGAGTAATTA
- the rpe gene encoding ribulose-phosphate 3-epimerase encodes MKRFLIAPSILSANFAKLGEDVTNVVSAGADILHFDVMDNHYVPNLSVGSMVLRSLRSYGVSIPIDVHLMAKPIDRLISDFAAVGANYISFHPEATEHIDRSLQLIKEYGCKAGLVFNPSTTLNYLEYVMDKIDLIVLMSVNPGFSGQLFIPMILNKIRQTRKLIDNTNYNIDLAVDGGINIKNIHSILKAGATTFIIGSAIFGSENYYEVIHNFRSVLSN; translated from the coding sequence ATGAAACGTTTCTTAATAGCTCCATCTATTTTGTCAGCTAATTTTGCTAAATTAGGAGAAGATGTTACTAATGTTGTATCTGCTGGCGCAGATATTTTACATTTTGATGTTATGGACAATCATTATGTTCCTAATTTGAGCGTAGGATCTATGGTGTTACGGTCATTACGTAGTTATGGAGTTAGTATCCCTATTGATGTGCATTTAATGGCAAAACCAATAGATCGATTAATTTCAGATTTCGCTGCTGTTGGAGCAAATTATATTAGTTTTCATCCAGAAGCAACAGAACATATTGATCGATCATTACAATTGATTAAAGAATACGGATGTAAAGCGGGATTAGTTTTTAACCCTAGCACTACTCTTAATTATTTGGAATACGTAATGGATAAAATTGACCTAATTGTATTAATGTCAGTAAATCCGGGTTTTAGCGGACAATTGTTTATTCCCATGATTTTAAATAAAATACGTCAAACACGTAAATTAATAGACAATACCAACTATAATATTGATTTAGCAGTGGATGGAGGTATTAATATAAAAAACATACATTCAATTTTAAAAGCTGGTGCAACCACGTTTATTATAGGATCAGCTATCTTTGGATCTGAAAATTATTACGAGGTTATACATAATTTTCGATCTGTTTTATCAAATTAA
- the corA gene encoding magnesium/cobalt transporter CorA, whose translation MYNIFQLKNNHLFRINEKDKISFLNNIIWIDIIDSCGDGHNYIPNILLHQKIKFFELKDINKTTRFFKDKNGLHIHSFFFSYNSQEQIDNSSVFFTIHNGCLYTSRKKEFPVFCMYQKYLHNHLLINGNAYELLLNLFEVKLDDLTNKIEHIYATLETLSSVIMNGQQIDEYDHALSDLAILENIGWKIRVNLLDTERAIKFLIRKVKLPVSQQKYANDILNEITLLLPHNEYVFHQISSLTQSAMGFINIEQNRIIKIFSVIFLPPTLIASSYGMNFKFMPELQWSFGYPSAIILMILSGLAPYIYFKYKNWL comes from the coding sequence ATGTATAATATATTTCAATTAAAAAATAATCATTTATTTCGTATTAATGAAAAAGATAAAATATCATTTTTAAATAATATTATTTGGATTGATATAATAGATTCATGCGGCGATGGTCATAATTATATACCAAACATATTGCTTCACCAAAAAATAAAGTTTTTTGAATTGAAAGACATTAACAAGACTACACGTTTCTTTAAAGATAAAAATGGATTACATATTCATTCTTTTTTCTTTTCATATAACAGCCAAGAACAAATAGATAACTCTAGTGTATTCTTTACCATTCACAACGGATGTTTATATACTTCACGAAAAAAAGAATTTCCAGTATTTTGTATGTATCAAAAATATTTGCATAACCATTTGTTAATTAATGGAAATGCCTATGAATTATTATTAAATTTATTTGAGGTAAAACTTGATGACCTAACAAATAAAATAGAGCATATTTATGCTACCTTAGAAACATTGAGTTCTGTTATTATGAACGGACAACAAATCGATGAATACGATCATGCGCTTTCTGATTTAGCTATATTGGAAAATATAGGATGGAAAATTCGTGTTAATTTATTAGATACTGAAAGAGCAATAAAATTTTTAATACGTAAAGTAAAATTACCTGTATCACAACAAAAATATGCTAACGATATTTTAAATGAAATCACATTGTTATTACCTCACAATGAATATGTATTTCATCAAATCAGTTCTTTAACCCAATCAGCAATGGGATTTATTAATATTGAACAAAATAGAATTATAAAAATTTTTTCAGTTATTTTTTTACCTCCAACTTTAATTGCATCTAGCTATGGAATGAATTTTAAATTTATGCCAGAATTACAATGGTCATTTGGTTACCCTAGCGCCATTATTTTAATGATTCTATCAGGACTTGCTCCGTACATTTATTTCAAATATAAAAATTGGCTATAA
- the yigL gene encoding sugar/pyridoxal phosphate phosphatase YigL yields MFRIVASDLDGTLLTPDHRLTSFTKKILKLLTTRNIHFVFATGRHHTNVMQIRDNLKINSYMITSNGARIHNTYGKLIASYDLATEIVDDLLRVVHYDSQIITNIFYNDKWLINRSISKQNCFYNGYESDYHIYQKDTLPLHGVCKVYFTSNNYKRLLSLEKKLHARWNHRINISFSLPTCLEVMPEGVSKGHALERVVKLLGCQLKDCISFGDGMNDQEMLKMAGKGCIMSNAQQRLKDTLPFLEIIGSNKDDAVPHYLQCMYHNTWSDLSLRNGVLN; encoded by the coding sequence ATGTTTCGCATCGTTGCGTCTGATTTAGATGGTACTTTGCTAACACCGGACCACCGATTAACGTCTTTTACTAAAAAGATTCTAAAATTACTAACTACTCGTAATATTCATTTTGTTTTTGCTACTGGCCGACATCATACAAACGTCATGCAAATACGTGATAATTTGAAAATTAATTCTTATATGATTACTTCTAATGGAGCTAGAATACATAATACCTACGGGAAGTTAATTGCTTCTTACGATTTAGCTACAGAAATTGTAGATGATTTATTACGAGTAGTACATTATGATTCTCAAATTATTACTAATATCTTTTATAATGATAAGTGGCTGATTAACCGATCAATATCAAAACAAAATTGTTTTTATAACGGATATGAATCTGATTATCATATATATCAGAAAGATACATTGCCCTTGCATGGTGTCTGTAAAGTATACTTCACTAGTAATAATTATAAACGACTGTTGTCTTTAGAAAAGAAATTACATGCGCGTTGGAATCATCGAATCAATATTAGTTTTTCGCTTCCTACATGTCTTGAAGTGATGCCGGAAGGAGTTTCAAAGGGACATGCTCTAGAAAGGGTAGTTAAATTACTAGGCTGTCAACTAAAAGATTGTATTTCATTTGGTGACGGGATGAACGATCAAGAAATGCTAAAAATGGCAGGAAAAGGTTGTATAATGAGCAATGCACAGCAAAGACTGAAAGATACCCTGCCATTCTTAGAAATTATTGGCAGCAATAAAGATGATGCAGTACCTCATTATTTACAATGTATGTATCATAATACATGGTCTGATTTGTCATTAAGAAATGGTGTTTTAAATTAA
- a CDS encoding NfuA family Fe-S biogenesis protein codes for MIYITPIAQKHFTKLLAGKKPGTQIRVFVVNPGTVHAKCNVCFCPPEEFKTSDVVIEFDLFSVHVDSVYVSFLKDAKIDVMINELDSQLTIKAPNATKECNNTRNNMNNDLLEDRVRNVLQFQINPQLELHGGSVSLIRITEDLLAVIKFYGGCNGCAMASYTIKEGIETTLKNLFPELKGVLDMTQHQHGTHSFY; via the coding sequence ATGATTTATATAACCCCAATTGCACAAAAACATTTTACTAAACTGCTAGCGGGTAAGAAACCAGGTACTCAGATACGAGTGTTTGTGGTTAACCCAGGTACAGTTCATGCAAAATGTAATGTTTGTTTTTGTCCACCAGAAGAATTTAAAACCAGTGATGTGGTCATTGAATTTGATCTTTTTTCTGTACACGTAGATTCAGTGTATGTATCTTTCCTTAAAGACGCAAAAATTGACGTGATGATTAATGAATTAGATTCTCAACTTACTATTAAAGCTCCGAATGCTACTAAAGAATGCAATAATACAAGAAACAATATGAACAATGATTTGTTGGAAGATCGGGTAAGGAATGTGTTACAGTTTCAAATTAATCCTCAATTAGAGCTACACGGAGGCAGTGTATCTTTAATACGTATTACTGAAGATCTGTTAGCTGTTATTAAATTTTATGGCGGATGTAACGGCTGCGCAATGGCTAGCTATACCATAAAAGAAGGAATTGAAACTACCTTAAAGAATCTTTTTCCAGAATTAAAAGGGGTACTAGATATGACTCAACATCAACATGGGACGCATTCTTTTTATTAG
- the aroK gene encoding shikimate kinase AroK: protein MLKKNNIFLIGPMGAGKSTIGRQLANQLNMEFFDSDQEIETRTGANISWVFDVEGEERFRDREEKIIDELTKKQGIILATGGGSVKSHITRNNLSDRGFVVYLETTIEKQLIRTQHDKRRPLLRSSSASGNTRDLLQVLAKERNPLYEEIADIRISTDEQNVRVVVNKIIILRKKSSL, encoded by the coding sequence ATGTTAAAAAAAAATAATATTTTTTTAATCGGCCCTATGGGGGCTGGGAAAAGTACCATCGGGCGTCAACTAGCAAATCAATTAAATATGGAGTTTTTTGATTCTGATCAAGAAATTGAGACTCGTACCGGAGCAAATATTAGCTGGGTTTTCGACGTAGAAGGAGAAGAGAGATTCCGCGATCGTGAAGAAAAAATTATCGATGAATTAACAAAAAAACAGGGAATTATATTAGCTACCGGAGGTGGTTCTGTTAAATCTCACATAACACGGAATAATCTTTCCGATCGTGGATTCGTGGTATACTTAGAAACGACTATTGAAAAACAATTAATTCGAACGCAACATGATAAAAGGCGTCCATTGCTGAGATCCTCATCAGCATCAGGAAATACTCGCGACTTACTACAAGTATTAGCAAAAGAACGTAATCCGTTGTACGAGGAAATTGCAGATATAAGAATTTCTACAGACGAACAAAATGTCAGGGTTGTCGTTAATAAAATTATTATTCTTCGTAAAAAAAGCAGTTTATGA
- the aroB gene encoding 3-dehydroquinate synthase, with protein sequence MEKIIIKLEKRSYPIIIADKLFNDFLPFWPLNIDDKVVLITNDRVAPIYLNILRNLLIRSGIVTDQLILPDGEQNKSLITLDTIFTKLLKKNYDRSTILIGLGGGVIGDITGFAAATYQRGIRFIQVPTTLLAQVDASIGGKTGINHILGKNMIGAFHQPIAVIINLDVLHTLSMKEFSSGLAEIIKYAIALDSSFFGWLESHLDDLLILHLPSLMYCIRRCCELKASIIAIDERDQGIRSVLNLGHTYGHAIESYLGYSQWSHGESIAAGIMMAVNTALRLNQFNCSDAKRIKLLLTRAGLPVRGPKEMTSKNYLEYMKRDKKSISGQLNLVLPTSTIGNVKTVFNVNHELVSLSIEDTNN encoded by the coding sequence ATGGAAAAAATTATCATAAAATTAGAAAAAAGAAGCTATCCAATTATTATTGCAGACAAATTGTTTAATGATTTCTTACCCTTTTGGCCATTAAATATTGATGACAAAGTAGTATTAATTACCAATGATCGAGTGGCGCCGATTTATTTAAACATATTACGTAATTTATTGATTAGATCAGGAATTGTTACTGATCAACTAATTTTACCAGATGGTGAACAAAACAAATCTCTAATTACATTAGATACAATATTTACTAAATTGCTGAAAAAAAATTATGATCGCAGTACAATACTTATTGGCCTGGGAGGAGGCGTCATTGGAGATATAACTGGATTTGCAGCCGCCACATACCAACGCGGAATACGTTTTATTCAGGTCCCGACAACATTGCTTGCACAAGTAGATGCGTCCATTGGAGGAAAAACTGGAATTAACCATATACTTGGTAAAAACATGATTGGAGCTTTTCATCAACCTATTGCGGTTATTATCAATTTAGATGTCTTGCATACGTTGAGTATGAAAGAGTTTTCTTCTGGATTAGCTGAAATCATTAAGTATGCTATAGCTCTTGACTCTAGTTTTTTTGGATGGTTGGAATCCCATTTAGATGATTTATTAATTTTGCATTTACCATCTTTAATGTACTGTATTCGTCGTTGTTGTGAATTAAAAGCATCTATAATTGCAATTGATGAACGTGATCAAGGTATTAGAAGTGTATTAAATCTTGGACATACCTATGGTCATGCTATCGAATCATACCTGGGCTATTCACAATGGTCTCACGGTGAATCTATAGCAGCAGGTATCATGATGGCAGTAAATACTGCATTACGTTTAAATCAGTTTAATTGCAGTGATGCAAAACGCATAAAATTATTATTAACACGAGCAGGTTTACCTGTGCGTGGCCCAAAAGAAATGACATCAAAAAACTATTTAGAGTATATGAAACGCGATAAAAAGTCAATATCAGGACAACTTAACTTAGTTTTGCCTACTTCTACTATAGGAAACGTAAAAACTGTCTTTAATGTAAACCATGAGTTAGTATCGTTATCCATTGAAGATACTAACAACTAA
- a CDS encoding 3'-5' exonuclease, whose amino-acid sequence MHTYLLQQFLSYISLEFEENLSNTYSNAVQLMMLYASKGLEFSQVFIIGLEEGISPNDVSLINKELLEEERRLIYVGITRAMA is encoded by the coding sequence ATACATACATATCTATTACAACAATTTTTATCGTATATTTCTTTAGAATTTGAAGAAAATTTATCTAATACTTATTCAAATGCAGTACAACTCATGATGCTATATGCTTCAAAAGGATTAGAATTTTCCCAAGTATTTATTATAGGCTTAGAAGAAGGGATTTCTCCAAACGATGTTTCTTTAATTAACAAAGAATTATTAGAAGAAGAACGTAGATTAATTTATGTTGGCATCACACGTGCTATGGCATAA
- a CDS encoding YhgN family NAAT transporter has translation MNEMISATVLLFLIMDPIGNLPIFMSILKDLEPKRRQIIIIREMIIALLLMLGFLFVGEHILIFLNLHTETVSISGGIVLFLIAIKMIFPSEEGNNTGFSDGEEPFLVPLAIPLVAGPSILATLLLLSHQYPQKINFLILALIIAWGLSMLILMLSNVFSRLLGNKGIGALERLMGLLLVMISTQMLLDGIHSYLCI, from the coding sequence ATGAATGAAATGATATCAGCTACAGTTCTATTGTTTTTAATTATGGATCCTATCGGAAATTTACCAATTTTTATGTCGATACTAAAAGATCTAGAACCAAAACGACGTCAAATTATAATAATTAGAGAGATGATAATCGCCTTATTATTAATGTTAGGATTTTTATTTGTTGGTGAACATATTTTAATATTTCTTAATTTACACACGGAAACAGTTTCAATTTCTGGAGGTATTGTGTTGTTTTTAATTGCCATAAAAATGATATTTCCTTCAGAAGAAGGAAATAATACTGGATTTTCAGATGGAGAAGAACCTTTTTTAGTGCCACTTGCTATTCCTTTAGTCGCTGGTCCTTCAATTTTAGCAACGTTATTGTTATTGTCTCATCAATATCCTCAGAAAATCAATTTTTTAATTTTAGCATTAATTATTGCGTGGGGATTATCTATGCTAATTTTGATGTTGTCTAATGTATTTTCTCGTTTATTGGGTAATAAAGGTATCGGAGCATTGGAGAGGTTAATGGGTTTATTATTAGTAATGATTTCTACTCAAATGTTACTTGATGGGATACATAGTTATTTATGTATATAA